One Stenotrophomonas maltophilia R551-3 genomic window, CACCAGCACGTCGTTCACGCACATGGCGACCAGGTCGATGCCGATCGTATCGTGGCGGTTCAGCTGGTGGGCCAGCTTCAGCTTGGTGCCCACGCCGTCGGTACCCGACACCAGCACCGGCTCGCGGTACTTGTTGGACAAGTCGAACAGGGCGCCGAAGCCGCCCAGGCCGCCCATCACTTCCGGGCGGAAGCTGCGCTTGACCAGGGGCTTGATCCGCTCGACCAGCTCGTTGCCGGCGTCGATGTCGACACCCGCGTCACGGTAGGTGAGGGGGGAAGGGGCGGAAGACGGGGTGTTGGTCACGGGCGTCGGCGCTGGCAGGGGTTGAACGGGCGATTTTAACAGGCCGCATTGGCGCAAAGGCCGTATTCGGGCAACAATTCCCCCGGATACGTCGAGCCAATGGATGTCCTGATGCGCCGCAGCCTGATTTTGACCCTGCTCCTTGCGCTGAGCCTGCCGGTGGCCACGATGGCCCAGAGCGGCCTTCGCACCGAGGGTGATGTCGCCACCGCCAGTGGCGCGTACGAGGCCGAAGTGCCCGTCAACAGCCAAGCCGAGGCCGATCGCAACGGCGCCCTGGCCCGCGCCTTGAGCGTTGTACTGGGCAAATTGTCCGGGGATCGCAGCGTGATGTCGCGCCCTGGCGTGGCGCAGGCGCTGCGCAATGCCAAGGATTACGTGGCCAGCTACGACTACAAGCAGGACCAGAGCGTGGGCGCTGGCGGTGCCCCAAGCTTCCGGACGCTGCTGGTCGCCCGCTTCCGCGAGGATGACGTTGATTCGCTGGTGTCGGCGCTGGGCCTGCCGTTGTGGCCGCAGCCGCGACCGAAGCCGGTGCTGTGGCTGGCCGTCGACGACGGCAGCGGTCCGCGCCTGGTCAGCGTGCAGCAGGCCAACGCCGCCCGCCCATTGCTGAACCGCGCCATCGAGCGCGGCTACAAGCTGGGCCTGCCCAGCGGTGGTGCCGCCGAACAGGCACTGGCCGGTGCCATCTGGCGCCAGGACAGCGCCGCCGTGGCCCGCGCCTCTTCGCGCTACTCGCCGCCGATGCAGCTGATCGGCAAGCTGTACCGCGCCAACGGCGGCTGGCAGGCGGACTGGGTGTTCGTCGACAACGGCCGTGAGCTGAACAAGTGGACCAGCAAGGACGCCAACGCGATGCGCGCGATGGCCGCCGGTGCCGATGGTGCCGCCGATGCGCTGGTCAAGCGCTATGCCAAGGCCGGCGCGGCCGTGGGCCAGGCCGGCACCTACCGGGTGGTGGTCACCGGCATCAACAGCGCCGACGACTACCTGCGCCTGGCTGCCGGCCTGCGCGAGGTACCGGTGGTGCGCAACGTCACCCCGCTGCACGCCTCTGCCAGCCAGCTGGAGCTGAACCTGGAGATGACCACCGGCCTGGCCGGCTTCAACCGCATGCTGGGCGACAACGGCGTGCTGGTGCCGAGTGCGCCGCTGCCGGCGCTGCCGACGCCCATCGATGACACCACTGGCACCCCGGTGGCCCCGCCTGTCAGCAACGAGTACCGCCTGCGATGACCCTGACCCCGGAAGCGGAAATCGCGCAGTTCCTGCGCCGGCTGAAGTACATCCTGTTCGCCGGCCTGATCGGCTGGATCGTCTGGTTGCTGGCACCGATCCTGACCCCGTTCGTGCTGGCGCTGGCGCTGGCCTGGCTGGGCGACCCGCTGGTGGACCGCATCGAGGCCACCGGCCGCTCGCGCATGACCGGCGTGGTGCTGGTGTTCGCGGCGATGGTGCTGGTGATCGTGGCGCTGCTGCTGGTGCTGGTGCCGATGATCGAGCGCCAGATCACCACCCTGATCGCGGTCGCGCCGCAGGCACAGGCGTGGTTGATGGAAAAGGGCATTCCCTGGTTCGAGCAGAAGACCGGCCTGGAAGTGATGCAGTGGATGGATCCGGACCGCCTGATCGAATGGGTACGCAGCCACTGGCAGCAGGCCGGCGGCTTTGCCACCACGTTCATGGGTTACGTCTCGCGCTCGGGCTTCGCGATGGTGACCTGGGTGGTCAACATCCTGCTGCTGCCGATCCTGGCGTTCTACTTCCTGCGTGACTGGGACAAGCTGGTCGAGCGGGTCGCGTCGGTGATCCCGCGCAACCAGATCGGCACCATCAGCGCGCTGGCGCGCGAATCCAACGAAGTGCTCGGTGCGTTCATCCGCGGGCAGTTCCTGGTGATGTTGGCGCTGGGCGTGATCTATGCCGGTGGCCTGTCGCTGGTCGGCCTCAAGCTGGGCCTGTTGATCGGCCTGATTGCCGGCCTGATCAGTTTCATCCCCTACCTGGGCGCAACCACCGGCATCCTGATGGCCATCGTGGCCGCGCTGGTACAGGCGCAGGGCTTCGACCTGAAGCTGCTGATCCTGGTCGGTGTGGTGTTCACCGTGGGCCAGTTGCTGGAAAGCTACGTGCTGACCCCGCGCATCGTTGGCGACAAGATCGGCCTGCACCCGGTGGCGGTGATCTTCGCGGTGATGGCCGGCGGCCAGCTGTTCGGCTTCCTCGGCATGCTGCTGGCGCTGCCGGTGGCAGCGGTGACCAACGTGCTGCTGCGCTACGCGCACCAGCGTTATCGCCAGAGTGAACTGTACGTGGGTGAGAAGCCGGCGATCGTGCTTGATGGCGTGGTCGACCAGCCCCATATCATCCTCCCGACCGACAAGGGCCCCGACCTGAAGTGATGGGTGTGCCGCAACTGCCGCTGGCCCTGCATTACCCGCGGGACCAGCGCCTGGAGACCTTCATCGGCGCGCCGGACGGTGCGCTGGCGCAGCTGCGTGCGATCGCGGTCGGCGCCAGCCATGATTGGGTCTACCTGGAAGGCGCGGCGGGCACCGGCAAGACCCATCAGGCGCTGGCGATGTGTTCCAGCGCGGAGCAGGCTGGCCGGCTGCCGACCTATGTACCGCTGGCCAGCGCCGCCGGCCGCGTGCGCGCGGCACTGGATGGGCTGGAGGCGCGCGAGCTGGTGGCGCTGGACGGCCTGGATGAGATTGCCGGCAACCGCGAGGACGAGATCGCGCTGTTCGATTTCCACAACCGCGCGCGCGCTGCCGGCGTGACCGTGCTGTACACGGCGCAGAAGGCGCCGGGCGAACTGGGCCTGGTACTGCCGGACCTGCGTTCGCGGCTGGGCCAGTGCGTGCGCGTGCTGCTGCAGCCGCTGGACGAGGAAGGGCGGGCCGCGGTGCTGCGCGAGCGCGCGCTGCGGCGTGGGCTGGCGATCGACGAGGCATCCATCGAGTGGCTGCTGTCGCATACCGGGCGCGAGCTGGGTGGGTTGATCACGCTGCTGGACTGGCTGGACCGTGAGTCGCTGGCGGCGAAGCGGCGGATCACCGTGCCGTTCCTGCGCCAGGTGCTGGAAGAAGGCCGGCCGCGTTACTGAGGGATGTTGTTCGGCAGGGCTGCGCCCTGCACCCGCCGAAGCCGAAGCAACGTCAACGTCAAAGGCTGGCTTCCTGAGGGGAGGCGGGGCGCTGTGGGCTTGCGGGGCCGCCGTAAACCCGTCCATGGGGGCTTGGTCGCCGCATCCATGCGGCTCACACCCCGCAAGCCCACAGCGCCCCGCCTTCGACAGGTTCCCGCGATCTGCCGGGACTGCGTACTGCACTGCTGTTGGTGGGTGTCGACCTTGGTTGATACGTGTCTTGCTTGTGGTGGGTGACGACCGTTGGTCGTCACCAGAGCAAGCGCAGCGAAGCGACCCGCTTTTGCTTTTCTTTTTCTTTTCCGTGGCTGGACGCCCACGGAAACTGTCATAGGCCGGGCGGGGTGGGTTCGCGGGGGTGTCCGCGGCATGGATGCCGCGGCCAAGCCCCCAGGGTGAAGTGACCCCCGGGAATTGGACACCAGATCCAACCCCGAGGGATACATGAACAGATACGACGCGCGTTTCAAACTGCAGGTCGCCAAAGAGGCCTGCAAGACCTCCACATCGGTCAAAGCCATTGCCCGTCGCCACGGCCTGGAGTTCTCCACGGTCAGGCGCTGGGTGGCGACCTATCGGCTGCATGGTTGGCGAGGATTTCATCGCCAGGCCCGGTTCTATGACCTCCCGTTCAAGCTGGCTGTCCTGGAGAAAATGAGCCAGGACGGCATGTCCGGGCGGGAGGCCACCACCTACTTTCAAATTGGCGATGCCGGCGCGGTGGGGCGATGGCGGCGCCTGTATGCTCAAGGCGGTGCCCAAGCGTTGGCACCCCCTCCGCCGCCGCCCCGAAAGCCGATGAAAAAGACCCGTTCGTCCAAGCCACCTGAAGATATGAGCCGCGATGAGCTGCTCAAGGAAGTCGCCTATCTGCGTGCGGAGACCGACTACCTAAAAAAACTCGATGCCTTGATCCGGGAAGAGCAGGCGGCGCAGGACGCAAAGCGCAAGCCGTCCAAGGATTGAGGCAGGTTCATACGCTGTCGCTTCTGCTCGAAGCAGCTGAGCTGTCACGCAGTACGTTCTATTACCAGAACCATGTCCTGGCCCATCCGGATCAGGACGAGGCACAGCTGTGCGAGCGCATCCGTGCAATCTACGATCAAAGCCAAGGGCGCTATGGCTATCGCACGGTGACGCTGGAATTAGCCAATCAGGGCCATCGGACCAATCACAAGCGGGTTCAGCGCCTGATGGGGGAGATGGGGCTGAAATCGCGGGTGCGTGTGAAGCGCTACCAGGCCTTCAAGGGGGCGGCCAACGTTGTGGTTGGCAATGACCTCAATCGCCAGTTCCATGCCGAGCGCCCCAACCAGAAATGGGTGACTGACGTGACCGAGTTCAAGGTGCAGGGCATGAAGCTGTACCTGTCGCCGATCATGGACCTCTACAACGGCGAAATCGTGGCTTATCAGATCAAGCGTCGGCCCGTATTTGATCTGGTGGGCCAAATGCTGGAGGAGGCCATCAAGAAGCTTCCCCCGGATGAGCGCCCCATGATCCACTCCGACCAGGGCTGGCAGTACCAGCATGAAAACTACCGGCACATGCTGGAAAAGCACTCGTTGAAACAAAGCATGTCCCGGCGCGGCAACTGCCTGGACAATGCGGCGATGGAGAGCTTCTTTGGGACGCTGAAGTCGGAATTCTTCTACCTGAACAGCTTTGACAGCATCGAGAGTCTGGAAGCTGGGCTGGTGGAATACATCCAGTACTACAACGAAGAGCGCATCAAACTGAAACTGAAAGGTCTCAGCCCGATAAAGTACCGGGAGCAGGCCCAATCGGCCGCCTGACCCCGTCCAAGTCTCGGGGGTCACTTCAGGGACGGGTTCACGGCGTCCCCCGCGAACCCACCCCGCCCGGCCAAGCACGGCTTTTGATCTGAGCGACCAACCACGAGGGGCTCAGCCGTTCGCTGCCAACTCCACATCCAGCGCGCGCAGGCGATCCACGGTCCCGACATCGGTCCAGCGCCCGCGATGGTGCTGTCCGGTCATCAACCCCTGCGCCATGAAGTGCTTCTGCAACGGCACCACCGAGAACTTCGGCGGCAGCCGCTCGCTGCCCGGCGCATCACCGATCACCGCGCGCCAG contains:
- a CDS encoding IS3-like element ISStma2 family transposase (programmed frameshift); translation: MNRYDARFKLQVAKEACKTSTSVKAIARRHGLEFSTVRRWVATYRLHGWRGFHRQARFYDLPFKLAVLEKMSQDGMSGREATTYFQIGDAGAVGRWRRLYAQGGAQALAPPPPPPRKPMKKTRSSKPPEDMSRDELLKEVAYLRAETDYPKKTRCLDPGRAGGAGRKAQAVQGLRQVHTLSLLLEAAELSRSTFYYQNHVLAHPDQDEAQLCERIRAIYDQSQGRYGYRTVTLELANQGHRTNHKRVQRLMGEMGLKSRVRVKRYQAFKGAANVVVGNDLNRQFHAERPNQKWVTDVTEFKVQGMKLYLSPIMDLYNGEIVAYQIKRRPVFDLVGQMLEEAIKKLPPDERPMIHSDQGWQYQHENYRHMLEKHSLKQSMSRRGNCLDNAAMESFFGTLKSEFFYLNSFDSIESLEAGLVEYIQYYNEERIKLKLKGLSPIKYREQAQSAA
- a CDS encoding DUF2066 domain-containing protein is translated as MDVLMRRSLILTLLLALSLPVATMAQSGLRTEGDVATASGAYEAEVPVNSQAEADRNGALARALSVVLGKLSGDRSVMSRPGVAQALRNAKDYVASYDYKQDQSVGAGGAPSFRTLLVARFREDDVDSLVSALGLPLWPQPRPKPVLWLAVDDGSGPRLVSVQQANAARPLLNRAIERGYKLGLPSGGAAEQALAGAIWRQDSAAVARASSRYSPPMQLIGKLYRANGGWQADWVFVDNGRELNKWTSKDANAMRAMAAGADGAADALVKRYAKAGAAVGQAGTYRVVVTGINSADDYLRLAAGLREVPVVRNVTPLHASASQLELNLEMTTGLAGFNRMLGDNGVLVPSAPLPALPTPIDDTTGTPVAPPVSNEYRLR
- a CDS encoding AI-2E family transporter, which translates into the protein MTLTPEAEIAQFLRRLKYILFAGLIGWIVWLLAPILTPFVLALALAWLGDPLVDRIEATGRSRMTGVVLVFAAMVLVIVALLLVLVPMIERQITTLIAVAPQAQAWLMEKGIPWFEQKTGLEVMQWMDPDRLIEWVRSHWQQAGGFATTFMGYVSRSGFAMVTWVVNILLLPILAFYFLRDWDKLVERVASVIPRNQIGTISALARESNEVLGAFIRGQFLVMLALGVIYAGGLSLVGLKLGLLIGLIAGLISFIPYLGATTGILMAIVAALVQAQGFDLKLLILVGVVFTVGQLLESYVLTPRIVGDKIGLHPVAVIFAVMAGGQLFGFLGMLLALPVAAVTNVLLRYAHQRYRQSELYVGEKPAIVLDGVVDQPHIILPTDKGPDLK
- the hda gene encoding DnaA regulatory inactivator Hda, whose amino-acid sequence is MGVPQLPLALHYPRDQRLETFIGAPDGALAQLRAIAVGASHDWVYLEGAAGTGKTHQALAMCSSAEQAGRLPTYVPLASAAGRVRAALDGLEARELVALDGLDEIAGNREDEIALFDFHNRARAAGVTVLYTAQKAPGELGLVLPDLRSRLGQCVRVLLQPLDEEGRAAVLRERALRRGLAIDEASIEWLLSHTGRELGGLITLLDWLDRESLAAKRRITVPFLRQVLEEGRPRY